A genome region from Pseudomonas pergaminensis includes the following:
- a CDS encoding YgaP family membrane protein, with the protein MSDSKTLRPIIEHTPFQTQPTQNVHGWERIGSVAGGVMMVGKGLRRGGIFGLIQVAIGGVALARGFTGHSTLKDKLEQGRQEMNTVRAKIERAGEELKNLKTKAEVAAEKAVKTTG; encoded by the coding sequence ATGAGCGACAGCAAAACCTTGCGACCTATCATCGAACACACGCCGTTCCAGACCCAGCCCACGCAAAACGTGCACGGTTGGGAGCGCATCGGCTCGGTGGCCGGTGGCGTGATGATGGTCGGCAAAGGCCTGCGCCGAGGTGGGATTTTCGGCTTGATCCAAGTGGCGATCGGCGGCGTGGCACTGGCCCGTGGTTTTACCGGGCACAGCACGCTCAAGGACAAGCTCGAACAGGGCCGCCAGGAAATGAACACGGTGCGCGCAAAGATCGAGCGGGCCGGGGAAGAATTGAAGAACTTGAAGACCAAGGCCGAAGTGGCCGCTGAGAAAGCCGTAAAAACCACCGGCTGA
- a CDS encoding cyclic nucleotide-binding domain-containing protein gives MSQPTLLNNEIRDMLMDCGLFDPLLPEDFYVAAGYFNISSIARDEVIFLEGDAGTFMCIIHSGQVAVQKTNHEGQRLTIATLRSGRAFGEMAVLDGERRSASCVAASDCVLLNLGKDALEKMLNEAPRVAAKIIRAIAIALSKRLRMADGQLLSHQF, from the coding sequence ATGTCACAACCGACGCTTCTCAATAACGAAATCCGCGACATGCTCATGGACTGCGGCCTGTTCGACCCGCTGTTGCCGGAAGATTTTTACGTGGCCGCCGGCTACTTCAATATCAGCAGCATTGCCCGTGACGAAGTGATTTTCCTGGAGGGCGATGCCGGCACCTTCATGTGCATCATCCACAGCGGCCAGGTGGCAGTGCAGAAAACCAACCATGAAGGCCAGCGCCTGACCATCGCCACCCTGCGCAGTGGCCGGGCTTTTGGCGAAATGGCCGTACTGGACGGCGAGCGGCGCTCGGCCAGCTGCGTGGCGGCCAGCGACTGCGTGCTGCTGAACCTGGGCAAGGATGCCCTGGAAAAGATGCTCAACGAGGCTCCCAGGGTGGCCGCCAAGATCATCCGCGCAATCGCGATTGCCCTGTCCAAGCGCCTGCGCATGGCCGACGGGCAACTGCTGTCCCACCAGTTCTAA
- a CDS encoding ParB/Srx family N-terminal domain-containing protein produces MRLHSWTVALLVCGLTAQAQAFSTPQPGQVIEVALDQLHPTQAVVGFDQIYYSLGLFADKPAKVFDEYCETNGQGEADKVPKSADLHMPASFTCKDPVGTHPDDMKTVVVGSGGQLYLTDGHHSFTTLWEVPGGGPRLNMWVKVTDDFSNSPTMANFWQRMEAARKVWLKDNQGQTLPPEQLPAHLGFKNLQDDTFRSLVYFTRKAAYGKPEAGEIAPEFLEFYWGNWLRTQIDLGKYNLNKKGGYKDAIEAVAKRMVSLAPGSQVGDSGFTAHQLGGMTELDRNELEKTFDKKVPYVIDYRNSLR; encoded by the coding sequence ATGCGTCTGCATTCATGGACTGTTGCACTGTTGGTGTGTGGGCTCACGGCCCAAGCCCAGGCATTCTCTACACCACAACCCGGCCAGGTGATCGAGGTGGCCCTCGACCAATTGCACCCGACCCAGGCGGTGGTGGGTTTTGACCAGATTTACTACAGCCTCGGCCTGTTCGCTGACAAACCGGCCAAGGTCTTCGATGAATACTGCGAAACCAACGGCCAGGGCGAGGCCGACAAAGTGCCCAAGAGCGCGGACCTGCACATGCCGGCGAGCTTCACCTGCAAGGACCCGGTGGGCACCCATCCCGACGACATGAAAACCGTGGTCGTCGGCTCCGGCGGCCAGTTGTACCTGACCGACGGTCACCATAGCTTCACCACCTTGTGGGAAGTGCCCGGCGGTGGGCCTCGCCTGAACATGTGGGTCAAGGTCACCGATGACTTCAGCAACAGCCCGACCATGGCCAACTTCTGGCAGCGCATGGAGGCCGCGCGCAAGGTCTGGCTCAAGGACAATCAAGGCCAGACCCTGCCGCCCGAGCAACTGCCGGCGCACCTGGGCTTCAAGAACCTGCAGGACGACACTTTCCGCAGCCTGGTGTATTTCACCCGCAAGGCTGCGTATGGCAAGCCTGAGGCCGGGGAGATCGCGCCGGAGTTCCTGGAGTTCTACTGGGGCAACTGGCTGCGCACTCAAATTGATCTGGGCAAGTACAACCTGAACAAGAAAGGTGGCTACAAGGACGCCATTGAGGCCGTGGCCAAGCGCATGGTCAGCCTGGCGCCGGGCTCACAGGTCGGCGATAGCGGTTTTACCGCCCATCAACTGGGCGGCATGACCGAGCTCGACCGCAATGAGCTGGAAAAGACCTTCGACAAAAAAGTCCCGTATGTGATCGATTACCGCAATTCCCTGCGCTAA
- a CDS encoding nitroreductase family protein codes for MTRVADYPIHTQFTDRWSPRAFTGESISKDTLLSFFEAARWAPSAYNSQPWRFLYARRDTPDWERFLGLLNEFNRNWAQHASALVIIASKTDFTAPGATEETPALWHTFDTGSAWGHLALQASLSGWHTHGMAGFDQELTRKELKIPEGYALHAAVAIGKLGDKSSLPEYLQGREAPSPRKPLSELVSEGDFSL; via the coding sequence ATGACCCGTGTTGCCGATTATCCGATCCACACCCAGTTCACCGACCGCTGGTCACCTCGCGCCTTCACCGGCGAGAGCATCTCCAAGGACACCCTGCTGAGCTTCTTCGAAGCCGCACGCTGGGCACCCTCCGCCTACAACTCGCAGCCGTGGCGTTTTCTCTACGCGCGCCGCGACACGCCAGACTGGGAGCGTTTCCTGGGTTTGCTGAATGAATTCAACCGTAACTGGGCGCAGCATGCATCGGCCCTGGTGATCATCGCCTCGAAAACCGACTTCACCGCCCCCGGCGCCACCGAAGAAACCCCGGCCCTGTGGCACACCTTCGACACCGGTTCCGCCTGGGGCCACCTGGCGCTGCAGGCCAGCCTCAGCGGCTGGCACACCCACGGCATGGCCGGATTCGATCAGGAGCTGACCCGCAAAGAGCTGAAAATCCCGGAAGGTTATGCACTGCATGCCGCCGTGGCGATCGGCAAATTGGGGGACAAGTCGAGCTTGCCGGAATACCTGCAAGGTCGCGAAGCCCCCAGCCCGCGCAAGCCGCTGAGCGAGCTGGTGTCAGAAGGCGATTTCAGCCTGTAG
- a CDS encoding spermidine synthase, with translation MKRFVLLDTTPIPDNGGALCLFEYGEDFVIKIQGGDGGQLMNTRMHGSEDALAEIPCRKVAGRPGSRVLIGGLGMGFTLASALKHLGKTAEVVVAELVPGVVEWNRGPLGEKSGRPLLDPRTVIRQEDVAKVLQAEPQGFDAIMLDVDNGPEGLTQRANSWLYSAGGLAACAKALRPKGVLAVWSASADKLFSDRLRKAGFKAEEVQVFAHGNKGTRHTIWIAQKV, from the coding sequence ATGAAACGTTTCGTTCTGCTCGACACCACCCCGATCCCCGATAACGGCGGTGCCTTGTGCCTGTTCGAGTACGGTGAAGATTTTGTCATCAAGATCCAGGGCGGTGACGGCGGCCAGTTGATGAACACGCGCATGCACGGCTCCGAAGACGCCCTGGCGGAAATCCCCTGCCGCAAAGTCGCCGGCCGCCCCGGTTCGCGGGTGTTGATTGGCGGCTTGGGCATGGGCTTTACCCTGGCCTCGGCGCTCAAGCATCTGGGCAAGACCGCCGAAGTAGTCGTCGCCGAGCTGGTGCCCGGCGTCGTGGAATGGAACCGTGGCCCGCTAGGCGAAAAATCCGGCCGCCCCTTACTGGACCCGCGTACGGTGATCCGCCAGGAAGACGTGGCCAAGGTGCTACAGGCCGAGCCCCAAGGCTTTGACGCAATCATGCTGGACGTGGACAACGGCCCCGAAGGCCTGACGCAACGGGCCAACAGCTGGCTCTACTCCGCCGGTGGCCTGGCCGCCTGCGCCAAGGCCCTGCGCCCCAAAGGCGTGCTGGCCGTGTGGTCGGCCAGCGCGGACAAGCTGTTCAGCGATAGACTGCGCAAGGCCGGTTTCAAGGCCGAGGAAGTGCAGGTGTTTGCCCATGGCAACAAGGGCACCCGACACACCATCTGGATTGCGCAGAAGGTGTGA
- a CDS encoding RNA methyltransferase codes for MGNKRYSCIGLYNPKSPENVGSVMRAAGCYGVASVFYTGVRYERARDFITDTKKVHHDIPLIGIDDLKKILPLGCIPVAVELVEGARPLPEYTHPDRALYIFGPEDGSLDKEIRDWCEDVVYIPTTGCMNLAATVNVVLYDRLAKGNNTRSGPKY; via the coding sequence GTGGGCAATAAACGCTACAGCTGCATCGGCCTGTACAACCCCAAATCCCCCGAAAACGTCGGCTCGGTCATGCGCGCTGCAGGCTGCTACGGCGTGGCCTCGGTGTTCTACACCGGCGTGCGTTACGAGCGCGCCCGGGACTTCATCACCGACACCAAGAAGGTCCACCACGACATTCCGCTGATCGGCATTGATGACCTGAAAAAGATCCTGCCCCTGGGCTGCATCCCCGTCGCCGTGGAACTGGTGGAGGGTGCCCGCCCCCTGCCGGAATACACCCACCCCGACCGCGCGCTGTACATTTTCGGCCCGGAAGACGGCTCCCTCGACAAGGAGATACGCGACTGGTGTGAGGATGTGGTGTACATCCCGACCACCGGCTGCATGAACCTCGCCGCCACCGTCAACGTGGTGCTCTATGACCGCCTGGCCAAGGGCAACAACACCCGCTCGGGTCCCAAGTACTGA
- a CDS encoding S9 family peptidase, with product MPTSTTPIARKAPGPDPYAWLQERDSAEVLDYLKAENAWQDVQLADQAALRESLFEEIKGRILETDLSLPSPWGPYLYYTRTTAGDEYARHYRCRRPADDSNQVDDSSEELLLDPNVLANGGFFSLGAFSISPDHQRLAYSLDTSGEEIYTLYVKEIATGKVSELEFQDCDGSMTWANDSLTLFFGELDDTHRPHKLYRYRLDGTAAQEVFHEPDGRFFLHCYRSSSERQLLLSLGSKTTSEIWALDANQPHLEFTCLAPRVEDHEYDVDHGQLNGAWTWFIRSNRDGINYALFVATDIGDIPTEDEWQNLIPHSDDVMLDGVSLNASAMTLSLRIGGLPVIEVHPEGLSAYRVELPDAAYSLYVQNSLEFTSDKIRLRYEALNRPAQVRQLELANGAQQVLKETPVLGVFNADDYVSQRLWATSADGTQVPISLVVRRDQLGKPTPLYLYGYGAYGSSLDPWFSHARLSLLDRGVAFAIAHVRGGGELGEAWYRAGKQEHKQNTFSDFIACAEHLIAQGLTTSKQLAISGGSAGGLLIGAVLNQRPELFQAAIAEVPFVDVLNTMLDPELPLTITEYDEWGNPQEPEVYERIKAYAPYENVSAQAYPHMLVIAGYNDSRVQYWEAAKWVAKLRDTKTDDNLLLLKTELGAGHGGMSGRYQGLRDVALEYAFVFKALGLV from the coding sequence ATGCCTACATCGACCACCCCGATTGCCCGCAAGGCCCCAGGCCCAGACCCGTACGCCTGGCTGCAGGAGCGTGACAGCGCTGAGGTGCTCGACTACCTCAAGGCCGAAAACGCCTGGCAGGACGTCCAACTCGCCGACCAGGCGGCGCTGCGCGAAAGCCTGTTCGAGGAGATCAAGGGTCGCATTCTCGAAACCGATTTGTCCCTGCCCTCGCCGTGGGGCCCGTACCTGTACTACACCCGCACCACCGCCGGTGACGAGTACGCCCGCCACTACCGCTGCCGCCGTCCGGCCGACGACAGCAACCAAGTGGATGACAGCAGCGAAGAATTGTTGCTGGACCCGAACGTGCTGGCCAATGGCGGTTTCTTTTCCCTCGGTGCATTCAGCATCAGCCCCGATCACCAGCGCCTGGCCTACAGCCTCGACACCAGCGGTGAAGAGATCTACACCCTGTACGTGAAGGAAATCGCGACCGGCAAAGTCAGCGAACTGGAGTTCCAGGACTGCGACGGCAGCATGACCTGGGCCAATGACAGCCTGACCCTGTTCTTCGGCGAACTGGACGACACCCACCGCCCGCACAAACTCTATCGCTATCGCCTGGACGGCACAGCCGCGCAGGAAGTGTTCCACGAGCCAGACGGCCGATTCTTCCTGCATTGCTACCGTTCCAGTTCCGAGCGCCAGCTGCTGCTGTCACTGGGCAGCAAGACCACCAGCGAAATCTGGGCGCTGGATGCCAACCAGCCACACCTGGAGTTCACCTGCCTGGCGCCACGGGTCGAGGACCATGAATACGATGTCGACCATGGCCAGTTGAATGGCGCGTGGACCTGGTTTATCCGCAGCAACCGCGACGGCATCAACTACGCGTTGTTCGTGGCCACCGATATTGGCGACATCCCAACCGAGGATGAATGGCAGAACCTTATCCCCCACAGCGACGACGTGATGCTCGACGGCGTGAGCCTGAATGCCAGCGCCATGACCCTGAGCCTGCGCATCGGCGGCCTGCCGGTGATCGAGGTGCACCCGGAAGGCCTGTCGGCGTATCGCGTGGAATTGCCGGACGCCGCCTACAGCCTCTACGTCCAGAACAGCCTGGAATTTACCAGCGACAAAATTCGTCTGCGCTATGAAGCCCTGAACCGCCCGGCCCAGGTCCGCCAGCTGGAGCTGGCCAACGGTGCGCAACAGGTGCTCAAGGAAACCCCGGTGCTCGGTGTATTCAATGCCGATGACTATGTGAGCCAGCGCCTGTGGGCCACCTCGGCGGACGGCACCCAGGTGCCGATCAGCCTGGTGGTCAGGCGCGATCAGTTGGGCAAGCCAACGCCGCTGTACCTGTACGGCTACGGGGCCTACGGTTCGAGCCTGGACCCCTGGTTTTCCCACGCACGCCTGAGCCTGCTGGACCGAGGCGTGGCCTTCGCCATTGCGCATGTGCGCGGCGGTGGCGAACTGGGCGAAGCCTGGTACCGCGCGGGCAAGCAGGAACACAAGCAGAACACCTTCAGCGACTTTATCGCCTGCGCCGAACACCTGATCGCCCAAGGCCTGACCACTTCCAAGCAACTGGCCATCAGCGGCGGCAGTGCCGGCGGCCTGTTGATCGGCGCGGTACTCAACCAGCGCCCCGAGCTGTTCCAGGCGGCGATTGCCGAAGTGCCGTTCGTCGATGTGCTCAACACCATGCTCGACCCGGAACTGCCGTTGACCATCACCGAGTACGACGAGTGGGGCAACCCGCAGGAGCCCGAGGTGTACGAGCGCATCAAGGCCTACGCACCGTACGAGAACGTCAGTGCCCAGGCCTACCCGCACATGCTGGTGATCGCCGGCTACAACGACAGCCGCGTGCAGTACTGGGAAGCCGCCAAGTGGGTGGCCAAGTTGCGTGACACCAAGACCGACGACAACCTGCTGCTGCTCAAGACCGAACTGGGCGCCGGCCACGGCGGCATGAGCGGTCGTTACCAGGGATTACGTGACGTAGCGCTCGAATATGCATTTGTGTTCAAGGCGCTGGGGTTGGTTTAA
- a CDS encoding YajD family HNH nuclease, which produces MSSTNPPSHTAKLDRILADAQRDREMGYRDKALKMYPHVCGRCAREFSGKRLSELTVHHRNHNHDDNPQDGSNWELLCMYCHDNEHSRYTDQQYFGEGSTSSPTIAKATHNPFAALAGLMKKDD; this is translated from the coding sequence ATGAGCTCGACCAACCCGCCCTCCCACACCGCCAAGCTGGATCGCATCCTTGCCGATGCCCAGCGCGATCGGGAAATGGGCTACCGCGACAAAGCCTTGAAGATGTACCCCCACGTGTGCGGCCGCTGCGCCCGTGAGTTCTCTGGCAAACGCCTGAGTGAACTGACCGTACACCACCGAAACCACAATCATGATGACAATCCCCAGGACGGTTCCAACTGGGAGTTGCTCTGCATGTACTGCCACGACAACGAACACTCGCGCTACACCGACCAGCAGTACTTCGGCGAAGGTTCCACCAGCAGCCCGACGATTGCCAAGGCCACGCATAACCCGTTTGCGGCGTTGGCGGGGTTGATGAAGAAGGACGACTGA
- a CDS encoding YcgN family cysteine cluster protein has protein sequence MAAKVEPFWIRKTLEHLDQEEWESLCDGCGLCCLQKLEDEDDNSVYYTRIACKLLDLKTCQCTDYPNRRASVPDCIQLTPGQADQFKWLPPTCGYRLVSERKDLPLWHHLVCGDRDAVHHERISQSGRMLSEGSVPEDDWEDYLIFRAG, from the coding sequence ATGGCCGCCAAAGTCGAACCCTTCTGGATACGCAAAACCCTTGAACACCTCGATCAGGAGGAGTGGGAGTCGTTGTGCGACGGCTGTGGCCTGTGCTGCCTGCAAAAGCTTGAGGACGAAGACGACAACAGCGTCTATTACACGCGTATCGCCTGCAAACTGCTCGACCTGAAAACCTGCCAGTGCACTGACTACCCCAACCGCCGTGCGTCGGTGCCGGATTGCATCCAGCTCACCCCAGGCCAGGCCGACCAGTTCAAATGGCTGCCACCGACCTGTGGCTACCGCCTGGTCAGCGAGCGCAAGGACCTGCCGCTGTGGCACCACCTGGTTTGTGGCGACCGTGATGCCGTGCACCATGAACGCATTTCCCAGTCCGGGCGCATGCTCAGCGAAGGCAGCGTGCCCGAGGATGACTGGGAGGATTACCTGATTTTCCGCGCGGGCTGA
- a CDS encoding D-2-hydroxyacid dehydrogenase yields MRVLIAEQDHPLYAQLLGEAAPDLEVLTSGDSAELSRLAADCPVWLGQPDLLATLLRQGHQPQWLQSTWAGITPLLAEGLPRDYRLTRAVGIFGQVMAEFVLTYMLGHEREVLARLVSQVERKWDNRMGQSLAGRKALIVGTGDIGQSVAEFLLPFGVKLYGIASAAREQAPFIEVAGLDQLGRLVGEVDYVINLLPNTPNTHDLYDAALFKQFKPTGLFINVGRGVAVVDADLVEALKEGHLAGAVIDVCRQEPLPQRHPFWTAWGLLLTGHSSAPTSPELMVALFVQNLRAYQAKQALRGEVDFERGY; encoded by the coding sequence ATGCGTGTTCTGATTGCTGAACAGGATCACCCGCTCTACGCCCAACTGCTGGGCGAAGCGGCACCTGACCTTGAAGTGCTCACCAGCGGCGACTCGGCCGAACTGTCGCGCCTGGCCGCCGATTGCCCGGTATGGCTGGGTCAGCCGGACCTGTTGGCCACTTTGTTGCGTCAAGGCCATCAGCCGCAATGGCTGCAATCGACGTGGGCTGGCATCACGCCATTGCTGGCCGAAGGCCTACCCCGCGATTATCGCCTGACCCGGGCTGTTGGCATCTTTGGCCAGGTCATGGCCGAATTCGTGCTCACCTACATGCTCGGCCACGAACGTGAAGTGCTGGCGCGCCTGGTCAGTCAGGTCGAGCGCAAATGGGACAACCGCATGGGCCAGAGCCTGGCGGGGCGCAAGGCGCTGATCGTCGGTACTGGCGATATCGGCCAGAGCGTCGCCGAGTTCCTGCTGCCGTTCGGCGTGAAGCTCTACGGTATTGCCAGCGCTGCGCGCGAGCAGGCGCCGTTTATTGAAGTGGCCGGGCTCGACCAATTGGGCCGGCTGGTGGGGGAGGTGGACTATGTGATCAACCTGCTGCCCAACACGCCGAACACCCATGACCTGTACGACGCGGCGCTGTTCAAGCAATTCAAGCCGACCGGGTTGTTCATCAACGTCGGGCGCGGAGTGGCGGTGGTGGATGCGGACTTGGTCGAGGCCCTGAAAGAAGGGCATCTGGCCGGCGCGGTGATTGATGTGTGCCGCCAGGAACCGCTGCCACAGCGTCATCCGTTCTGGACAGCCTGGGGGCTGCTGCTCACCGGCCACAGTTCGGCGCCGACTTCGCCTGAATTGATGGTGGCGCTGTTTGTGCAAAACCTGCGGGCGTATCAGGCCAAGCAAGCGCTGCGCGGCGAAGTGGATTTCGAACGCGGTTACTGA
- a CDS encoding OspG family effector kinase — protein MRASPAAAPALGNFGGALSWPIPLTAPQRQAILEVMPDSRKGVLGYLLSGSAVTNADLQDPALALQKLLASPKAQALGRVIQDELGGLPTDTSLHDYVMAALQLGLAPQLGQASPIGGFDLGQSAHWGMPASVVVKGLERHLVEQGRATSQTATLAAHLLLASTAPEFLVKDIPAIVTYGSLTWAQLAMAVAKVEADSPGAARSMSYAEVLAKSGQISADGLDIQPMQRKALIDWAVANDVLDAVSPLTDSDLERARTAYNSQLSALMNASAAVQVEVPSRREMALARLKECFPGVDPSVFEIRAIQKAWLRPGRPGLFPGMRSMLDIVMEGAVLGSQEHWLSNDARIPVTRFCELYEGGAFKVAEAFKRQYDHAIQSLEQGHKGLASYLISTLPLKDRNNFKHGKLEFFHTNQYTMATDFLTPLTLKTRGHTLLVKTTRDGEVNVYELDTRSGKIEKQNYLRDHYAQPYTAENMETRNANLVSKTVLLGTINEGQGAGGDRFDAIGDVFARSLDLKNKDLLTYARGITSYDEARDVVHAIGEFFLNLIPFRSAIVNFIKGNYGEGAVDLALDVVGLLSFGAGKAAQAGKAFSKGFTSIRGLANALRFVGLAAIEAFNPLAGLGDLAAGSAWLLSKGSRLGVRAVNKLRGGTASYDVLKAASAQHGVAATGTFKLAGQTVEGGAVLKDGKWYSFDVDRMQAYGSPLEDFTAKARAVDGVLATVEVAPGRELSNKLFREYKVPKSTLAGRSRNSQGVYVAADGHTSHIRHIDDSGRAAVYEVREVTRTPEGVVQARIYSANRQTPLLVQHVQGDQWIRLGAMGGNPPSVGSDLGRMIGGGSESRLYESLDGVHVYKETRTSGHQKVPDYFERQAQCLNEYYGEGFAVALFENGRGYLKMKKIDGVSLDAIAPRSLPPQAKAALDEMLADLLKKEMFPNDVQLSNFMYSAKENKVYPVDFDFPPQDILHFDDATFAIHRDDFLRDADKLRTQFRGLIA, from the coding sequence GTGCGGGCCAGTCCCGCAGCCGCGCCGGCACTGGGCAATTTCGGCGGCGCGCTCTCTTGGCCGATTCCGCTGACGGCGCCGCAACGGCAAGCCATCCTCGAGGTGATGCCGGACAGTCGCAAGGGCGTGTTGGGGTATTTGCTCAGCGGCAGTGCGGTGACCAACGCCGACCTGCAAGACCCGGCACTCGCCTTGCAAAAGCTGCTGGCTTCCCCCAAGGCCCAGGCACTGGGACGGGTCATCCAGGACGAACTCGGTGGTTTGCCGACTGACACAAGCCTGCATGATTACGTGATGGCCGCCCTCCAGCTCGGGCTGGCTCCGCAGCTTGGGCAAGCCAGCCCGATCGGCGGCTTTGACCTTGGGCAGAGCGCGCACTGGGGCATGCCGGCGTCCGTGGTGGTTAAGGGCTTGGAGCGCCATCTGGTCGAGCAGGGGCGGGCGACGTCTCAAACCGCTACGCTGGCGGCGCACCTGCTGCTGGCGTCGACGGCGCCCGAGTTTCTGGTCAAGGACATTCCTGCCATTGTCACGTATGGAAGCCTTACCTGGGCCCAACTGGCAATGGCGGTCGCCAAGGTCGAAGCGGATTCGCCAGGGGCTGCGCGCTCAATGAGCTACGCCGAAGTGCTGGCGAAGTCGGGGCAAATAAGTGCTGACGGTCTGGATATCCAGCCCATGCAGCGTAAGGCCTTGATCGACTGGGCCGTGGCCAACGATGTGCTCGATGCCGTATCGCCCTTGACTGACAGTGACCTGGAGCGCGCACGCACGGCCTATAACAGTCAATTGAGCGCGTTGATGAACGCCAGCGCCGCCGTGCAGGTCGAGGTTCCCAGTCGTCGGGAAATGGCCTTGGCCAGACTCAAGGAGTGTTTTCCAGGCGTGGATCCGAGTGTGTTCGAGATCCGCGCTATCCAGAAAGCCTGGCTCAGGCCAGGACGCCCCGGGCTTTTTCCGGGGATGCGTTCAATGCTCGATATTGTGATGGAGGGGGCCGTACTGGGGTCGCAGGAACATTGGTTGTCCAACGACGCCCGAATCCCCGTCACGCGTTTCTGTGAGCTGTATGAAGGCGGCGCCTTCAAGGTGGCCGAGGCCTTCAAGCGTCAGTACGACCACGCCATTCAATCGCTGGAGCAGGGGCACAAAGGCCTGGCCAGCTACCTTATTTCCACATTGCCACTGAAGGACAGGAACAACTTCAAGCACGGCAAGCTGGAGTTCTTCCACACCAATCAATACACCATGGCCACGGATTTCCTGACCCCGCTTACCCTCAAGACGCGTGGGCATACCCTGCTGGTCAAGACCACGCGTGATGGGGAGGTCAACGTCTATGAGCTGGATACCCGCAGCGGCAAGATCGAGAAACAGAACTACCTGAGGGATCACTATGCGCAGCCATACACCGCCGAGAACATGGAGACCCGGAACGCGAACCTGGTCAGTAAGACCGTGCTCTTGGGCACGATCAATGAGGGGCAGGGGGCGGGTGGCGACCGCTTCGACGCCATTGGCGATGTGTTCGCCCGTTCCCTGGACTTGAAAAATAAAGACTTGTTGACGTACGCCAGGGGCATCACCTCCTACGATGAAGCGCGGGATGTCGTCCACGCCATCGGTGAGTTCTTCTTGAACCTGATCCCGTTCAGGTCCGCCATCGTCAACTTCATCAAGGGCAATTATGGCGAGGGGGCGGTGGACCTGGCGCTGGATGTGGTGGGGTTGTTGAGCTTCGGTGCGGGCAAAGCCGCCCAGGCCGGCAAAGCCTTTTCCAAGGGGTTTACCAGCATTCGCGGGTTGGCCAATGCACTGCGCTTTGTCGGCCTGGCAGCCATTGAAGCCTTCAACCCGCTGGCGGGCCTTGGGGACTTGGCGGCGGGGAGCGCCTGGCTATTGAGCAAAGGCAGCCGCCTGGGAGTGCGGGCTGTCAATAAACTCCGCGGAGGCACCGCAAGCTATGACGTGCTGAAGGCTGCGAGCGCACAGCACGGTGTGGCGGCCACCGGCACCTTCAAGCTGGCCGGCCAGACGGTTGAAGGCGGCGCGGTGCTCAAGGACGGTAAGTGGTATAGCTTTGACGTGGACAGGATGCAGGCTTATGGCAGCCCGCTGGAAGATTTTACCGCCAAGGCGCGCGCGGTAGACGGTGTGCTGGCGACAGTGGAAGTGGCACCGGGTCGGGAGCTGAGCAACAAGCTGTTCCGCGAGTACAAAGTACCCAAATCCACTCTTGCCGGGCGCTCGCGCAACAGCCAGGGCGTGTATGTGGCGGCGGATGGTCACACGTCCCATATCCGGCATATCGACGACAGTGGCCGGGCGGCAGTCTATGAAGTCCGGGAAGTCACGCGCACCCCCGAGGGCGTGGTGCAGGCGCGCATCTACAGTGCCAATCGGCAGACTCCGCTGCTGGTTCAGCATGTGCAGGGTGACCAGTGGATACGCTTGGGGGCGATGGGGGGGAACCCGCCCAGCGTTGGCTCGGACCTTGGGCGGATGATCGGCGGTGGCTCCGAGAGCCGTCTTTACGAAAGCCTCGACGGCGTCCATGTCTACAAGGAGACGCGAACGTCGGGCCATCAAAAAGTGCCTGACTACTTCGAGCGGCAAGCGCAGTGCCTGAACGAGTATTACGGCGAAGGGTTTGCCGTGGCCCTGTTCGAAAACGGCCGCGGCTACCTGAAAATGAAAAAAATAGACGGGGTCTCGCTGGATGCCATTGCACCGCGCAGTCTGCCGCCGCAGGCTAAAGCGGCACTCGATGAGATGTTGGCAGACCTGCTGAAGAAAGAGATGTTTCCCAACGATGTTCAACTGTCCAACTTTATGTACTCGGCTAAAGAGAACAAGGTCTATCCGGTGGATTTCGACTTCCCGCCCCAGGATATCCTGCACTTTGATGACGCTACGTTTGCGATACACCGGGACGATTTCCTGCGTGACGCTGACAAGCTCAGGACGCAGTTCCGTGGGTTGATCGCGTAG
- a CDS encoding YcgL domain-containing protein encodes MKRICSIYRSKKKDGMYLYVLKSDALERVPEPLMEAFGKAHHAFDMVLTPERKLSREDIAVVLENLDKQGYHLQMPPAEDEYIEHLPEELLRRNDPM; translated from the coding sequence TTGAAACGTATCTGCTCCATCTATCGCAGCAAGAAAAAAGACGGGATGTACCTTTACGTGCTGAAAAGCGACGCCCTGGAGCGCGTGCCGGAACCCTTGATGGAAGCCTTCGGCAAGGCCCATCACGCGTTTGACATGGTGCTGACGCCGGAGCGCAAGCTGTCCCGCGAGGACATCGCCGTGGTCCTGGAAAACCTCGACAAGCAGGGCTATCACCTGCAAATGCCACCGGCCGAGGACGAGTACATCGAACACTTGCCCGAAGAGCTGCTGCGCCGTAACGACCCGATGTGA